The genomic region CCCGAGGTGCAGCTCGGCGCCGTCCGCGCCTCTCGTCACCACGACGGCACGCGGCGCCAACCCGGCCGCGACCGCCGCCGCCCGGTCGCCGAGCCGGACCCCGCTCAGGAAGACCAGGTCGGCCGCCGCGGCGAACGGCCGGTGGTAGGTGTTCTCGCCGTCCCAGTCGTGCAGGTCGGTGCTCAGGCCGGCTCCGTCGGCGAGACCGTCCCGCAGGGTGGGGAGCAGGCCGATCGTCCAATCCATGATCGACAGGTGGACGTGCGCCGCGTCCCGGACCAGCACGGCCAGCTCGGCCGCGGTCAGCGGCGGCGGGCCCTGCCAGGGGCGCGGGTCGTAGAGGGACATCCGCCGCCCGGCCGGGTCGACCAGGTTCACCGAACGGCGGGTGCCGACCGGGTCCGCCAGCAGCACCGGCCGCACCCCGGTCCGGGCCAGCGCCGCCCGCACCACGTCCCCGGCCGGGTCGGCGCCGAGCACGTCGACCACGGCCACCCGCAGCCCCAGGGCGTGTGCGGCGAGCGCCACCCCGGCCCCGGTGTTGCCGATCCGCAACTCGACCGGGTCGACGGTGAGGGAGTCGGCGACCGGCAGCGGCAGCACGGGCACCCGGACCCGTACGTCCACCCCCAACCCACCGATCACGAGGAGGTCGAACACGGCGCCGACGGTAGCCGGTCCGGCCCGCCTATCCTGGGCCCGGGCGTCGGGAGGGGGAGCGCGTGCTGGTCGTCCACGGGTTGTGGCTGCCCGGTGCCGCGGAACTCGCCGTCTGGGCCGAGGACAGCGGGCTGCCGGCGGACCCCCCGCGGCGCCCGGGCCGGGCGCCCCGCGAGCGTCCGCACCCGTTCGCCGCCGACCAGCCCGCCCTGGCCGCGGCGCTCGCCGAGGCCGCCGAGCCGACCGGGCTCGGCTCGCTGCGGCTCACCCTGCCGACCCGGGCCGGCGCGCCGGCCGACTC from Micromonospora sp. WMMD812 harbors:
- a CDS encoding carbohydrate kinase family protein, whose product is MFDLLVIGGLGVDVRVRVPVLPLPVADSLTVDPVELRIGNTGAGVALAAHALGLRVAVVDVLGADPAGDVVRAALARTGVRPVLLADPVGTRRSVNLVDPAGRRMSLYDPRPWQGPPPLTAAELAVLVRDAAHVHLSIMDWTIGLLPTLRDGLADGAGLSTDLHDWDGENTYHRPFAAAADLVFLSGVRLGDRAAAVAAGLAPRAVVVTRGADGAELHLGAGAPTPVPAAVPPGPVVDTNGAGDAFAAGLIAATLGGAALADAAAYAARVAAAACTHDGMEYPPGLLPTG